In Bacillus sp. S3, the sequence AAAAATAAGGTCTCGTCAATCATTTCAGCCCCAAGGACATGTGAGTGACCAAAGCAGACGATATCGGCATTTACTTCCTTTGCCTTATATTTTAGATTCATTAATGTTGATTTCACGGAGTAGCGGTGTCCATGTGTAATAAAAATTTTTCGCCCAGCTGCCTCAGCAGTTGTTTCCATTGGATAACCGCCGCCGAAATCACAATTCCCCATTACGGTTAAGTAACCGGAAATGGCTTTGTCATCATGTGCTAACTGCGAATCACCGCAGTGGATCATTAAATCAACTTCGTTTAAATGTCTTTCCCTTACCATTTCTAGTTCCTTCGTCAATCCGTGGCTATCGCTTATCACTAGCACCTTGCTCATGACTGTTTTGCACTCTCCAAAATGGAATCCAAAATTACATCCAGCTTTTTCAAGGCATTGGCCCTGTGGCTGATCGAATTTTTTTCATCTGAAGACAGCTCCGCCATGGCCACTCCTTTTTCCGGCACATAAAAAACCGGGTCATACCCAAAGCCATTTGACCCGCGGGGGGCTTCAAGAATCCGTCCTTCACAGGAGCCTGACACCGTCCGCGTTTCTTTTCCGGGAATTGCTATTGCCAACGCACAGTAAAATCTTGCCGATCTCTCGCTTTCAGGGACACCCTGCAACTCCGATAGCACTTTATCCGTGTTGTTTTGGTCATTTTTTGGCTCGCCTGCATAACGGGCAGAATAGATTCCCGGTTTGCCTTCTAGTGCGTCCACCATTAGGCCGGAATCATCGCCAATGACCATTTTATTAAGTGCTTGGGAAACCGCTTCAGCTTTGAGGATGGCATTTTCTTCAAAGGTTGTACCTGTTTCTTCTACTTCAGGAATTTCGGGAAAATCAAGCAATGTCTTCACTTCGATTCCTCTGTTTGCAAAAATATGTTCAAACTCCCGTGCTTTTCCGGGATTTTTTGTTGCAATAATCACTTCATTCATTAATAATCGCCTCTTTTAATAAATCATTTTTAGTTGAAAAATTGTTTTTTGAGTAGATCGCTAATTGAATTGTATTATCAGCTGATTGAAATACGTTATCCGCTGATTGAATCCGGTTATCCGCTAATTAGCCTATCTTTTTTCAAAATCACTACAAAATTAAGGTTATTTCTTCCGTCTGCCCTCTATTTTTCGCATAATTTCCTCGCCCAATGCCGCTTTTTGGTGTTCAAACAGTTCCGTCAGCCCTGCTTGCGCCGCATCCAGCAAGCCTTGCAGTTGATTGTAGGAAAAGGTTGATTCTTCGCCGGTTCCTTGCAGCTCAACAAACTCGCCGCTTCCGGTCATCACGATATTCATATCGACGTGGGCCTTGGAGTCCTCAGCATAGTTTAAGTCGAGCACAACTCCGCCATCTCCCAAGATTCCGACGCTCGTTGCCGCTAAATAATCGGTAATCGGAAATTTTGAAAATGACTTTTTTTCAGCTAATGCATTCAAAGCAAGTGCCATCGCGACGAATGCACCAGTGATGGAGGCAGTCCTTGTTCCGCCATCTGCTTGAATGACATCACAATCAATCCAAACCGTCCGCTCGCCGATTGCACCAAGGTCGACAATCGCCCTTAGTGCACGGCCGATCAGCCGCTGAATTTCCATTGTGCGCCCGGATACCTTTCCTTTTGATGATTCGCGGATGTTTCTTGATTCCGTAGCTCTTGGAAGCATCGAATATTCAGCTGTTATCCAGCCCTTGCCTTCACCCCTCATAAACGGAGGAACCCGTTCTTCAATGCTCGCTGAACAAATCACCTTTGTATTCCCAACAGAAATAAGGACAGAACCTTCTGGGTGGATTAAATAATTTGTTTCAATATGTATAGGTCTTAGCTGTAATGGCTCTCTTCCATCGACGCGCACAAACCTTCCTCCTTCAGCGTATACTATTTTTTCAAATAAAGAAGAGGCGGCACTAAGCCAACCTCTCTTATTGTCCACTATATAGTATAACAAAAATGTTTTTTTAAAAACTACCTGTATTGACTTTTTCCGGACGTGTGACCGGCTCCGATAATTTTTTCCCTTTATCATTCTTTATTTCAGCTTTACCGTCAACCTGAATCGCCACTTTTTCAACTCCTTGCTGTTCCGTTAAGGAGAGCACGATAGTATCTAGTAATGATTGTGAAATCTCCATTTTCTCAGAACTATCTAAAATGTTCTTATTGAAGTTCAAGGTGACTGTTCCGTCTTGATATTTTGGAGCCTCAAGCAATTTCACATCAGAAACAAACTCAGACGCAAGAGTAGATTTTCCGCTTGGCCCTTTAATTAGTTCGTTAACGACCGCAGCATATTGATCCTTCTCGTTATTGCTAATTCGGCGAGTGACAGGAACATAGTAGTAGGAGCCCTCTTCACCACCAATATAATACACAGTAACAGGCTTCGTATTGGTAATATCGACGACATCGTTTGTATCAATATTGATTCCTGTCGCTCTTGATAGATTTTGGCTGATTGGGGTGCCATTGACTGGCATTTCTGTCAGTTCATGCCCGTTCATTTTCAATTTGACCGATTTGACATTATCAAATTGCGTTAGCGTCCATGTGACCGATTGAAGTATCTTCATCTCATCTTCCGG encodes:
- a CDS encoding metallophosphoesterase; this encodes MSKVLVISDSHGLTKELEMVRERHLNEVDLMIHCGDSQLAHDDKAISGYLTVMGNCDFGGGYPMETTAEAAGRKIFITHGHRYSVKSTLMNLKYKAKEVNADIVCFGHSHVLGAEMIDETLFLNPGSILLPRERLEKTYVILHLLNDRIKLSVFEVNGHEMKDLAREFVL
- a CDS encoding XTP/dITP diphosphatase; the protein is MNEVIIATKNPGKAREFEHIFANRGIEVKTLLDFPEIPEVEETGTTFEENAILKAEAVSQALNKMVIGDDSGLMVDALEGKPGIYSARYAGEPKNDQNNTDKVLSELQGVPESERSARFYCALAIAIPGKETRTVSGSCEGRILEAPRGSNGFGYDPVFYVPEKGVAMAELSSDEKNSISHRANALKKLDVILDSILESAKQS
- the rph gene encoding ribonuclease PH, encoding MRVDGREPLQLRPIHIETNYLIHPEGSVLISVGNTKVICSASIEERVPPFMRGEGKGWITAEYSMLPRATESRNIRESSKGKVSGRTMEIQRLIGRALRAIVDLGAIGERTVWIDCDVIQADGGTRTASITGAFVAMALALNALAEKKSFSKFPITDYLAATSVGILGDGGVVLDLNYAEDSKAHVDMNIVMTGSGEFVELQGTGEESTFSYNQLQGLLDAAQAGLTELFEHQKAALGEEIMRKIEGRRKK
- a CDS encoding GerMN domain-containing protein — encoded protein: MSKNKAKILGVTVLTSTVLLSGCGLFGGEKEKKIDPPKSVTVTEKSVSKETAAKEKAKAEDVIKTELYLIDKDGYVVPQTLDLPKKASVATQALQYLVANGPVTNMLPNDFRAVLPEDTELSVNIDKETGVATVDFSKEFKDYKPEDEMKILQSVTWTLTQFDNVKSVKLKMNGHELTEMPVNGTPISQNLSRATGINIDTNDVVDITNTKPVTVYYIGGEEGSYYYVPVTRRISNNEKDQYAAVVNELIKGPSGKSTLASEFVSDVKLLEAPKYQDGTVTLNFNKNILDSSEKMEISQSLLDTIVLSLTEQQGVEKVAIQVDGKAEIKNDKGKKLSEPVTRPEKVNTGSF